From a single Miscanthus floridulus cultivar M001 chromosome 8, ASM1932011v1, whole genome shotgun sequence genomic region:
- the LOC136471019 gene encoding uncharacterized protein produces the protein MPITNCINLNHQGVRATTGSSSAIPPISSTTSFDEPSEQQLGTSANVPDVQASQPTSVDAPQPIVADAQAKRKASTDTEAQPKRQRSMPIPTSAPMSSAVIPQEPTIDEVTEDIPSASSADPPHDILQVASSSQAQEIALKQEQDSPNSLFSFAIDISDDDGEETSSSLALGTISAETKSKLETLLNLLQQGTAQLVDDSDPAKAIFKTIRGQVPADVEEVLFPAAHLESRQLQYQRAAQRIADRAAQAQLKEEMLQLKQIADEKHKGIGNLQTSGAELKQKILDLSARKMALLAELKEVEAALTHAQQEESQLPDAIKTLQQERDIQARKALAMKKKLKPVEGAADDDIKEMEEADQIRLRAILAIQSLLNV, from the exons atgccgatcacaaactgtattaaccttaatcatcagggggtaagagctactactggatcgtcatcggcaattccgccgatatcaagcaccacttccttcgatgaaccttcagag caacaattgggtacatcggcaaacgtaccagatgtccaagcttcacaaccaacaagtgtcgatgccccccagcccatcgttgccgatgcccaagcaaaacgcaaagcttcaacagatactgaagcacagccaaaacgacaaaggtctatgccgatccctacatctgccccaatgtcatcggccgtcatacctcaagagcccaccatcgatgaagtcacagaggatatcccatcggcaagctcagccgatcccccacacgacatactccaggttgcttcctccagtcaagcacaagaaattgccttgaaacag gaacaagactccccgaacagcctattttcctttgccattgatatttctgacgacgatggagaggagacaagttcttcccttgcactgggaacaatatcggcagagactaaatccaagttggaaaccctcctgaacttgctacaacaaggtaccgcccaactggtagatgactcggaccccgcaaaggcaatcttCAAAACAATTcggggccaggtccctgccgatgttgaagaagtactcttcccagcagctcacctagaaagccgccaactgcaatatcaacgggccgctcagcgcattgccgatagagcagctcaggctcaactcaaagaagagatgctacaactgaaacagattgccgatgagaagcacaagggcatcggcaacttgcagacttcgggcgctgaacttaagcagaaaatcttagatttatcagcaaggaagatggctctattggctgaactgaaagaagttgaggcagccttaactcatgcccaacaagaagaaagccagctacccgatgccatcaagacccttcagcaagaaagagatatccaagctcgcaaagctttagccatgaagaaaaaactcaagcctgtggagggtgccgccgatgacgatatcaaggaaatggaggaagccgaccagattcgcctgcgtgcgatattagctatccaatccttgttgaacgtgtaa